One genomic window of Ignavibacteriota bacterium includes the following:
- a CDS encoding DUF3857 and transglutaminase domain-containing protein, with translation MRRRFSLLVSAAALLIACVTGATAQTPDRNLALLRAAGGADMYPNAQQLVIYDSTDVDVKETGLSYVRMHRFTKVLTAAGAKEMRGISFGYDPLSAAVDVLLVRVYRKDGRVETVPRERVIDYPAPARAIYWGAREKLVDVGRLEPGDAVETLVFRKGFTYALLAEGDDDSRFIPPMKGHFYDIVEFWSSLPMLEKVYRIAVPRDKPLQYEVYNGELGSAVHFPPEKNYRVKVDVNPAGAQAKTDEDALHPTAGLYTVPDKVVHTFWKKNITPFAEERNMVAASDVAPKLLLSTSPDWYAKSVWFNKVNEDFKSFEVTPEIQAVTDRLLKGVTDELKKISILNHWAAEEIRYSGISMGPGEGYTLHPGSMTLLDRCGVCKDKAGILVAMLRAAGFESYPAMTMAGSRIDRIPADQFNHSVAAVKRKNGAWMLLDPTWIPGVREMWSSAEQQQEFLLGIPGGADIMTTPVSPAENHYWKLNGSSRLDDEGTLEGEFTLEADGQSDANIRRAFTRSYQSSWKEYLPRVMYEVSPRAEILEQTMVDPGDLSQPMRLRVKYRIPGYAVVGTDKIRFVPLLARNPFTDGVMSAELALDTSIAVRKYGFRTRCSKLVEVSEKVTLPSGWTVAAPAAPAAVKSPAAAFEAAYTLAGKTLTVRATHRMEKRLYDAGDWPAFRAALTSRLSFMAQPVLLSR, from the coding sequence ATGAGACGACGTTTCTCCCTCCTCGTCAGCGCGGCAGCGCTGCTTATCGCCTGCGTAACGGGCGCAACGGCGCAGACGCCGGACCGCAACCTCGCCCTGCTGCGCGCGGCAGGCGGCGCGGATATGTACCCGAACGCGCAGCAGCTTGTCATCTACGACAGCACCGATGTCGATGTGAAAGAGACGGGGCTCAGCTACGTGCGCATGCACCGTTTCACCAAGGTGCTCACCGCCGCGGGCGCGAAGGAAATGCGCGGCATCAGCTTCGGCTACGATCCGCTGTCGGCGGCCGTCGATGTGCTGCTCGTGCGTGTGTATCGCAAGGACGGACGCGTGGAGACGGTGCCGCGCGAGCGTGTCATCGATTATCCGGCCCCGGCCCGCGCCATCTACTGGGGCGCCCGCGAAAAGCTCGTGGATGTCGGCCGCCTCGAACCCGGCGACGCGGTCGAGACCCTCGTCTTCCGCAAGGGATTCACCTACGCGCTGCTGGCGGAAGGCGACGACGACAGCCGCTTCATCCCGCCGATGAAGGGACACTTCTACGACATCGTGGAATTCTGGAGTTCCCTTCCCATGCTCGAAAAGGTGTACCGCATCGCGGTGCCGCGCGACAAGCCGCTGCAGTACGAAGTGTACAACGGCGAACTCGGCTCGGCCGTCCATTTCCCTCCGGAAAAAAATTATCGTGTGAAAGTGGACGTGAATCCGGCCGGTGCGCAGGCGAAGACCGACGAGGACGCGCTGCATCCGACGGCCGGCCTCTACACCGTCCCCGACAAGGTCGTTCATACGTTCTGGAAGAAAAACATCACCCCCTTCGCGGAGGAACGCAACATGGTGGCGGCATCCGACGTCGCGCCGAAACTTCTGCTCTCGACCTCGCCCGACTGGTACGCAAAGTCGGTCTGGTTCAACAAGGTCAACGAGGATTTTAAAAGCTTCGAGGTGACCCCGGAGATACAGGCCGTCACCGACCGCCTGTTAAAGGGTGTGACCGACGAATTGAAAAAGATCTCCATCCTCAATCACTGGGCCGCGGAAGAGATCCGATATTCGGGCATCTCGATGGGTCCGGGCGAGGGCTACACCCTGCATCCCGGATCGATGACACTGCTCGACCGCTGCGGCGTGTGCAAGGACAAGGCCGGCATCCTCGTGGCGATGCTGCGCGCGGCGGGTTTCGAGTCGTATCCCGCGATGACCATGGCCGGATCACGCATCGACCGCATCCCCGCGGATCAGTTCAACCACAGCGTGGCCGCGGTGAAGCGGAAAAACGGAGCATGGATGCTGCTCGATCCGACGTGGATACCCGGCGTGCGCGAGATGTGGTCGAGCGCCGAGCAGCAGCAGGAATTCCTTCTCGGCATACCCGGCGGCGCCGACATCATGACCACGCCCGTGTCACCCGCGGAGAATCATTACTGGAAATTGAACGGCAGCTCGCGGCTCGACGATGAGGGCACACTCGAAGGAGAGTTTACGCTGGAGGCCGACGGGCAATCCGACGCGAATATCCGTCGCGCCTTCACACGCAGTTATCAATCATCATGGAAGGAATACCTCCCGCGTGTGATGTACGAGGTTTCGCCGCGCGCGGAGATACTCGAGCAGACCATGGTGGATCCGGGCGATCTGAGCCAGCCGATGCGGCTGCGTGTAAAGTACCGCATTCCCGGCTACGCCGTGGTCGGCACCGACAAGATCCGTTTTGTCCCGCTCCTTGCGCGCAATCCGTTTACCGACGGCGTGATGAGTGCCGAGCTTGCGCTCGATACCAGTATCGCCGTGCGTAAATACGGCTTCCGCACACGATGTTCGAAACTGGTGGAGGTGTCGGAGAAGGTAACGTTGCCGTCGGGGTGGACTGTCGCGGCGCCCGCGGCACCAGCGGCCGTCAAGAGTCCCGCGGCCGCCTTCGAGGCGGCGTACACACTCGCGGGAAAAACCCTCACCGTGCGTGCCACGCATCGAATGGAGAAGCGGCTGTATGATGCGGGCGACTGGCCCGCCTTCCGCGCCGCGCTGACATCGCGGTTGAGCTTCATGGCGCAACCCGTCCTCCTTTCACGCTGA